A DNA window from Drosophila sechellia strain sech25 chromosome X, ASM438219v1, whole genome shotgun sequence contains the following coding sequences:
- the LOC6620460 gene encoding protein lozenge isoform X3 produces the protein MTKRTKTDGSETISMSRGTKCTKIQGNAVGKSFTLTITVATSPPQVATYAKAIKVTVDGPREPRSKTSPTGGPHYRALGLGQRPYIDGFPSTKALHELETLRRSAKVAAVTTAAAAAATAASAANAVAAAAAAVAVTPTGGGGGAGGVAGGAGAGLVQQLSSNYSSPNSTINSDCQVYKPNAPHIQAAEMMGAGEWTNGSSSSAAAYYHSHAHHPHAHHAHAHLQHQMALPPPPPPPAAAPVSVGVGGNGATMGMGMGVGVGMGMNHYGGGYDSANSLEAGQYAAHLPAVLPEMHGHGFATDPYQTAGYGGGNTGGGSASKSELDYGGSYNQAWSNGYQNYQYGSCLATAQYGPQAAPPPQPPPPPPVVLCPQLYSTVNQNQIHLHLHSSEKLEQYLGTATSADHLTIGSLTGSSRSSIEIGQDQYHQQVHHAQQQQQQQVHHPQQQQVESAGEVGGSGAGGVESAREEDVGDLSQVWRPY, from the exons ATGACAAAGCGAACGAAAACAGATGGAAGCGAAACCATCAGCATGTCAAGGGGCACGAAATGCACAAAAATCCAGGGGAATGCAGTAG GGAAGAGCTTCACGCTGACCATCACGGTGGCCACGAGTCCGCCACAGGTGGCAACCTACGCCAAAGCCATCAAGGTGACCGTCGATGGACCGCGCGAGCCCCGCTCCAAGACAA GTCCGACGGGTGGTCCGCACTACCGAGCTCTGGGTCTGGGCCAGCGTCCCTACATCGATGGCTTCCCCTCGACGAAGGCGCTCCACGAGCTGGAGACGCTCCGGCGGTCCGCCAAGGTGGCAGCGGTTACgacggcagcggcggcggctgccACAGCGGCATCGGCGGCCAATGCGGTAGCGGCGGCCGCAGCCGCTGTGGCGGTCACTCCAACGGGGGGCGGCGGCGGagctgggggcgtggctggcgGAGCGGGCGCTGGACTGGTGCAGCAATTGAGCAGCAATTACTCATCGCCGAATAGTACAATCAACTCGGACTGCCAGGTCTACAAGCCGAATGCGCCGCACATACAAG CAGCCGAAATGATGGGCGCCGGCGAATGGACGAATGGATCCTCGAGTTCGGCGGCTGCCTACTAccacagccacgcccaccacccgCACGCCCACCACGCCCACGCGCACCTGCAGCACCAGATGGCcttgccaccgccgccgccgcccccCGCAGCGGCACCCGTTTCGGTGGGCGTGGGCGGCAATGGAGCCaccatgggcatgggcatgggagtgggagtgggcaTGGGCATGAACCACTACGGCGGAGGCTACGACTCGGCCAACTCGCTGGAGGCGGGCCAGTATGCCGCCCATCTGCCGGCGGTGCTGCCCGAGATGCATGGCCATGGATTCGCCACCGATCCCTACCAGACGGCCGGCTATGGCGGCGGCAATACGGGCGGAGGCAGTGCCTCCAAATCGGAACTGGACTACGGCGGCAGCTACAATCAGGCGTGGTCCAATGGCTATCAGAACTATCAGTATGGCAGTTGTTTGGCTACCGCCCAGTATGGTCCTCAGGCGGCGCCGCCCCCACAGCCACCACCTCCGCCGCCGGTGGTGCTGTGCCCGCAGCTGTACTCCACGGTCAACCAGAATCAAATCCACCTGCATTTGCACAGCAGCGAGAAGCTGGAGCAGTATCTGGGCACGGCCACTAGTGCGGATCACCTCACCATTGGATCTCTGACGGGCAGCAGTCGTTCCAGCATCGAAATTGGCCAGGATCAGTACCACCAGCAGGTGCACCacgcacagcagcagcagcaacaacaggtgCACCacccacagcagcagcaggtggaATCCGCTGGCGAAGTGGGTGGCAGTGGTGCCGGCGGGGTGGAATCCGCCAGGGAGGAGGACGTGGGCGATCTCTCGCAGGTGTGGCGACCCTATTGA
- the LOC6620460 gene encoding protein lozenge isoform X1, translating into MHLHLLAAEQTPPSPSPNPTPTPSASPSGHTGAAGEAQLDLASQTESHLQLGLPLVSGYGLGLGLGLGLGLGLGQELVADHCTTVAPVSVAGPGRLGRSINGSGGSHHHHHLHHHYAPYHHAHPYHPPHPHAPHHHHHHPPYPYPPAGPHPPAMVTSSSTSPTGNGWSSSTGDFKGITAVATATGGGASGATQGATASTGATAAEVLAVSSSASVGSSSPTGGASNGTAHSGHSGHTGGHSSSTASNSNNNGASNSNNNNAVHQDLLWMERLVQKRQQEHPGELVRTSNPYFLCSALPAHWRSNKTLPMAFKVVALAEVGDGTYVTIRAGNDENCCAELRNFTTQMKNDVAKFNDLRFVGRSGRGKSFTLTITVATSPPQVATYAKAIKVTVDGPREPRSKTSPTGGPHYRALGLGQRPYIDGFPSTKALHELETLRRSAKVAAVTTAAAAAATAASAANAVAAAAAAVAVTPTGGGGGAGGVAGGAGAGLVQQLSSNYSSPNSTINSDCQVYKPNAPHIQAAEMMGAGEWTNGSSSSAAAYYHSHAHHPHAHHAHAHLQHQMALPPPPPPPAAAPVSVGVGGNGATMGMGMGVGVGMGMNHYGGGYDSANSLEAGQYAAHLPAVLPEMHGHGFATDPYQTAGYGGGNTGGGSASKSELDYGGSYNQAWSNGYQNYQYGSCLATAQYGPQAAPPPQPPPPPPVVLCPQLYSTVNQNQIHLHLHSSEKLEQYLGTATSADHLTIGSLTGSSRSSIEIGQDQYHQQVHHAQQQQQQQVHHPQQQQVESAGEVGGSGAGGVESAREEDVGDLSQVWRPY; encoded by the exons ATGCATTTGCATCTCCTGGCGGCAGAGCAGACgcctccatctccatctccaaatccaactccaactccatCAGCATCTCCATCTGGGCATACGGGCGCTGCTGGGGAGGCGCAATTGGACTTGGCATCGCAAACGGAATCGCACTTGCAGCTGGGCTTGCCATTGGTTTCCGGATACGGACTCGGACTCGGATTGGGACTGGGTTTGGGATTGGGACTGGGCCAGGAATTGGTGGCGGACCACTGCACCACTGTGGCGCCCGTCAGCGTTGCCGGTCCCGGCCGCCTGGGTCGCAGCATCaacggcagcggcggcagccaccaccaccaccacctgcACCACCACTACGCACCGTACCACCACGCCCACCCCTACCACCCACCGCATCCGCACGcgccccaccaccaccaccaccacccaccgtaCCCGTATCCGCCGGCAGGACCACATCCGCCGGCCATGGTCACCTCGTCCTCCACATCGCCGACGGGCAACGGCTGGAGCAGCTCCACCGGCGACTTCAAGGGCATCACGGCGGTGGCGACTGCCACTGGCGGCGGCGCAAGTGGTGCCACCCAGGGCGCCACTGCATCCACGGGCGCCACAGCCGCTGAGGTTTTGGCCGTTTCGAGTAGTGCCAGTGTTGGCAGCAGCTCGCCCACAGGTGGCGCCAGCAATGGTACAGCCCACAGTGGGCATAGTGGACACACCGGCGGTCACAGCAGTAGCacagccagcaacagcaacaacaacggtgCCAGCAATAGCAATAATAACAACGCCGTTCACCAGGATCTATTGTGGATGGAGCGATTGGTACAGAAGCGGCAGCAGGAACATCCCGGCGAATTGG TGCGCACGAGCAATCCGTACTTCCTGTGCTCCGCCCTGCCCGCCCATTGGCGCTCCAACAAGACGCTGCCGATGGCCTTCAAGGTCGTCGCTCTGGCGGAAGTGGGCGATGGCACCTACGTCACCATCCGGGCGGGAAACGACGAGAACTGCTGCGCGGAGCTGCGCAACTTCACCACCCAGATGAAGAACGACGTGGCCAAGTTCAACGATCTGCGTTTCGTGGGACGCAGCGGAAGAG GGAAGAGCTTCACGCTGACCATCACGGTGGCCACGAGTCCGCCACAGGTGGCAACCTACGCCAAAGCCATCAAGGTGACCGTCGATGGACCGCGCGAGCCCCGCTCCAAGACAA GTCCGACGGGTGGTCCGCACTACCGAGCTCTGGGTCTGGGCCAGCGTCCCTACATCGATGGCTTCCCCTCGACGAAGGCGCTCCACGAGCTGGAGACGCTCCGGCGGTCCGCCAAGGTGGCAGCGGTTACgacggcagcggcggcggctgccACAGCGGCATCGGCGGCCAATGCGGTAGCGGCGGCCGCAGCCGCTGTGGCGGTCACTCCAACGGGGGGCGGCGGCGGagctgggggcgtggctggcgGAGCGGGCGCTGGACTGGTGCAGCAATTGAGCAGCAATTACTCATCGCCGAATAGTACAATCAACTCGGACTGCCAGGTCTACAAGCCGAATGCGCCGCACATACAAG CAGCCGAAATGATGGGCGCCGGCGAATGGACGAATGGATCCTCGAGTTCGGCGGCTGCCTACTAccacagccacgcccaccacccgCACGCCCACCACGCCCACGCGCACCTGCAGCACCAGATGGCcttgccaccgccgccgccgcccccCGCAGCGGCACCCGTTTCGGTGGGCGTGGGCGGCAATGGAGCCaccatgggcatgggcatgggagtgggagtgggcaTGGGCATGAACCACTACGGCGGAGGCTACGACTCGGCCAACTCGCTGGAGGCGGGCCAGTATGCCGCCCATCTGCCGGCGGTGCTGCCCGAGATGCATGGCCATGGATTCGCCACCGATCCCTACCAGACGGCCGGCTATGGCGGCGGCAATACGGGCGGAGGCAGTGCCTCCAAATCGGAACTGGACTACGGCGGCAGCTACAATCAGGCGTGGTCCAATGGCTATCAGAACTATCAGTATGGCAGTTGTTTGGCTACCGCCCAGTATGGTCCTCAGGCGGCGCCGCCCCCACAGCCACCACCTCCGCCGCCGGTGGTGCTGTGCCCGCAGCTGTACTCCACGGTCAACCAGAATCAAATCCACCTGCATTTGCACAGCAGCGAGAAGCTGGAGCAGTATCTGGGCACGGCCACTAGTGCGGATCACCTCACCATTGGATCTCTGACGGGCAGCAGTCGTTCCAGCATCGAAATTGGCCAGGATCAGTACCACCAGCAGGTGCACCacgcacagcagcagcagcaacaacaggtgCACCacccacagcagcagcaggtggaATCCGCTGGCGAAGTGGGTGGCAGTGGTGCCGGCGGGGTGGAATCCGCCAGGGAGGAGGACGTGGGCGATCTCTCGCAGGTGTGGCGACCCTATTGA
- the LOC6620460 gene encoding protein lozenge isoform X2 — protein MHLHLLAAEQTPPSPSPNPTPTPSASPSGHTGAAGEAQLDLASQTESHLQLGLPLVSGYGLGLGLGLGLGLGLGQELVADHCTTVAPVSVAGPGRLGRSINGSGGSHHHHHLHHHYAPYHHAHPYHPPHPHAPHHHHHHPPYPYPPAGPHPPAMVTSSSTSPTGNGWSSSTGDFKGITAVATATGGGASGATQGATASTGATAAEVLAVSSSASVGSSSPTGGASNGTAHSGHSGHTGGHSSSTASNSNNNGASNSNNNNAVHQDLLWMERLVQKRQQEHPGELVRTSNPYFLCSALPAHWRSNKTLPMAFKVVALAEVGDGTYVTIRAGNDENCCAELRNFTTQMKNDVAKFNDLRFVGRSGRGKSFTLTITVATSPPQVATYAKAIKVTVDGPREPRSKTSPTGGPHYRALGLGQRPYIDGFPSTKALHELETLRRSAKVAAVTTAAAAAATAASAANAVAAAAAAVAVTPTGGGGGAGGVAGGAGAGLVQQLSSNYSSPNSTINSDCQVYKPNAPHIQAEMMGAGEWTNGSSSSAAAYYHSHAHHPHAHHAHAHLQHQMALPPPPPPPAAAPVSVGVGGNGATMGMGMGVGVGMGMNHYGGGYDSANSLEAGQYAAHLPAVLPEMHGHGFATDPYQTAGYGGGNTGGGSASKSELDYGGSYNQAWSNGYQNYQYGSCLATAQYGPQAAPPPQPPPPPPVVLCPQLYSTVNQNQIHLHLHSSEKLEQYLGTATSADHLTIGSLTGSSRSSIEIGQDQYHQQVHHAQQQQQQQVHHPQQQQVESAGEVGGSGAGGVESAREEDVGDLSQVWRPY, from the exons ATGCATTTGCATCTCCTGGCGGCAGAGCAGACgcctccatctccatctccaaatccaactccaactccatCAGCATCTCCATCTGGGCATACGGGCGCTGCTGGGGAGGCGCAATTGGACTTGGCATCGCAAACGGAATCGCACTTGCAGCTGGGCTTGCCATTGGTTTCCGGATACGGACTCGGACTCGGATTGGGACTGGGTTTGGGATTGGGACTGGGCCAGGAATTGGTGGCGGACCACTGCACCACTGTGGCGCCCGTCAGCGTTGCCGGTCCCGGCCGCCTGGGTCGCAGCATCaacggcagcggcggcagccaccaccaccaccacctgcACCACCACTACGCACCGTACCACCACGCCCACCCCTACCACCCACCGCATCCGCACGcgccccaccaccaccaccaccacccaccgtaCCCGTATCCGCCGGCAGGACCACATCCGCCGGCCATGGTCACCTCGTCCTCCACATCGCCGACGGGCAACGGCTGGAGCAGCTCCACCGGCGACTTCAAGGGCATCACGGCGGTGGCGACTGCCACTGGCGGCGGCGCAAGTGGTGCCACCCAGGGCGCCACTGCATCCACGGGCGCCACAGCCGCTGAGGTTTTGGCCGTTTCGAGTAGTGCCAGTGTTGGCAGCAGCTCGCCCACAGGTGGCGCCAGCAATGGTACAGCCCACAGTGGGCATAGTGGACACACCGGCGGTCACAGCAGTAGCacagccagcaacagcaacaacaacggtgCCAGCAATAGCAATAATAACAACGCCGTTCACCAGGATCTATTGTGGATGGAGCGATTGGTACAGAAGCGGCAGCAGGAACATCCCGGCGAATTGG TGCGCACGAGCAATCCGTACTTCCTGTGCTCCGCCCTGCCCGCCCATTGGCGCTCCAACAAGACGCTGCCGATGGCCTTCAAGGTCGTCGCTCTGGCGGAAGTGGGCGATGGCACCTACGTCACCATCCGGGCGGGAAACGACGAGAACTGCTGCGCGGAGCTGCGCAACTTCACCACCCAGATGAAGAACGACGTGGCCAAGTTCAACGATCTGCGTTTCGTGGGACGCAGCGGAAGAG GGAAGAGCTTCACGCTGACCATCACGGTGGCCACGAGTCCGCCACAGGTGGCAACCTACGCCAAAGCCATCAAGGTGACCGTCGATGGACCGCGCGAGCCCCGCTCCAAGACAA GTCCGACGGGTGGTCCGCACTACCGAGCTCTGGGTCTGGGCCAGCGTCCCTACATCGATGGCTTCCCCTCGACGAAGGCGCTCCACGAGCTGGAGACGCTCCGGCGGTCCGCCAAGGTGGCAGCGGTTACgacggcagcggcggcggctgccACAGCGGCATCGGCGGCCAATGCGGTAGCGGCGGCCGCAGCCGCTGTGGCGGTCACTCCAACGGGGGGCGGCGGCGGagctgggggcgtggctggcgGAGCGGGCGCTGGACTGGTGCAGCAATTGAGCAGCAATTACTCATCGCCGAATAGTACAATCAACTCGGACTGCCAGGTCTACAAGCCGAATGCGCCGCACATACAAG CCGAAATGATGGGCGCCGGCGAATGGACGAATGGATCCTCGAGTTCGGCGGCTGCCTACTAccacagccacgcccaccacccgCACGCCCACCACGCCCACGCGCACCTGCAGCACCAGATGGCcttgccaccgccgccgccgcccccCGCAGCGGCACCCGTTTCGGTGGGCGTGGGCGGCAATGGAGCCaccatgggcatgggcatgggagtgggagtgggcaTGGGCATGAACCACTACGGCGGAGGCTACGACTCGGCCAACTCGCTGGAGGCGGGCCAGTATGCCGCCCATCTGCCGGCGGTGCTGCCCGAGATGCATGGCCATGGATTCGCCACCGATCCCTACCAGACGGCCGGCTATGGCGGCGGCAATACGGGCGGAGGCAGTGCCTCCAAATCGGAACTGGACTACGGCGGCAGCTACAATCAGGCGTGGTCCAATGGCTATCAGAACTATCAGTATGGCAGTTGTTTGGCTACCGCCCAGTATGGTCCTCAGGCGGCGCCGCCCCCACAGCCACCACCTCCGCCGCCGGTGGTGCTGTGCCCGCAGCTGTACTCCACGGTCAACCAGAATCAAATCCACCTGCATTTGCACAGCAGCGAGAAGCTGGAGCAGTATCTGGGCACGGCCACTAGTGCGGATCACCTCACCATTGGATCTCTGACGGGCAGCAGTCGTTCCAGCATCGAAATTGGCCAGGATCAGTACCACCAGCAGGTGCACCacgcacagcagcagcagcaacaacaggtgCACCacccacagcagcagcaggtggaATCCGCTGGCGAAGTGGGTGGCAGTGGTGCCGGCGGGGTGGAATCCGCCAGGGAGGAGGACGTGGGCGATCTCTCGCAGGTGTGGCGACCCTATTGA
- the LOC6620461 gene encoding protein CWC15 homolog, which yields MTTAARPTFDPARGGSGRGEKDLSALSKQYSSRDLPGHTKLKYRETGQGTSEENRNRDFRKELEERERDARSGTGATSSSSGKALPSIVRKAIEANNAGGGSSAAKRAKPDGGQQQTQQAAQQQAANMDADEPLDNDSSDSDSDSDDDDAALLAELQKIKQERLQETARRESEKKQEDERIRMENILSGNPLMNYEPGTAASAAGRASGLGGDLKIKRRWDDDVVFKNCARSAPDKKTHFVNDALRSDFHKKFMDKYIK from the exons ATGACCACAGCAGCGCGCCCGACCTTCGATCCAGCCCGCGGAGGCTCCGGTCGCGGCGAAAAGGATCTGAGTGCACTGAGCAAGCAGTACTCCAGTCGCGATTTGCCTGGCCACACGAAACTGAAATACAG GGAGACGGGCCAGGGCACCAGCGAGGAGAACCGCAACCGCGACTTCCgcaaggagctggaggagcgcGAACGTGATGCGCGCTCCGGAACGGGAGCCACTTCGTCGTCTTCGGGCAAGGCACTGCCCTCCATTGTGCGCAAGGCGATTGAGGCGAACAACGCCGGCGGTGGCAGCAGTGCCGCAAAGCGTGCCAAGCCGGACGGAGGGCAGCAGCAAACGCAACAGGCGGCGCAGCAGCAGGCCGCCAATATGGACGCCGATGAGCCGCTGGACAACGATAGCTCCGATTCAGACAGCGATTCCGATGACGATGATGCCGCCCTACTGGCCGAGCTGCAGAAGATCAAGCAGGAACGCCTGCAGGAGACGGCGCGTCGCGAGTCGGAGAAGAAGCAGGAGGACGAACGCATACGAATGGAGAACATCCTGTCCGGCAATCCGCTGATGAACTATGAGCCCGGCACCGCCGCCTCTGCAGCGGGACGTGCCTCTGGACTGGGCGGCGATCTAAAGATCAAGCGCCGCTGGGACGATGATGTGGTCTTCAAGAATTGCGCCAGATCTGCGCCCGATAAGAAGACGCACTTCGTCAATGACGCCCTGCGCTCCGATTTCCACAAGAAGTTCATGGACAAGTACATTAAGTAG